GTGGTTTACTGGAAAAGCTACTTTATCATGACGATGTTACAGGCAATGAGACATGAGTAACTACATAAGAAATAGTTTAAGGACAAAATTTATTTATAAGAATTTATTTTAGGATAATAAAAATAATAAATAGAGGGAATTGCTCCTTTAATGTTTCAGGATGCTCTTGACCTGTCATCCTGAAATAGTAAAGGGGTTAAAATAAAACTAAACCAAAGGGGGAATTCAGCTGTATGTTGAACAGAAAGTTTGGTTTACTGGTTTTGCTTTTGGCTCTGGCCTTAGTGATGACCGCCTGCGGAACTGCCCAGGACGATGGCCAGGAGCCTGAAGATGAAACGAATGGCGATACGGCTCAAGAGGCACCCCAAGAAGGTATTGGCGGATTTTATGTAATGGGAACCGGCAGCACCGGGGGCACTTACTATCCGTTAGGACAAGAAATGGTGAATGTGTGGAACAACCATATTGATGCCAACTTTGATGCCGTTGCTTCCGGGGCATCGGTAGAAAACCTGTCCAAAATTGGAACGGGGGAGTTTGACCTGGGGATGACAGTGCATATCCCTGCTCTAGAAGCGTACAATGGTGAAGGCGATTTTGCCGACGGCGCTGTAACCAACTTTGCTTTTATCGGTCACATCTATCCTGAAGTGCTCCAAATTGTGGTGCGTGAAGCAAGCGGCATTGAAAGCATTGAGGATCTGCGAGGCAAACGGGTAGCAATTGGACCTCCGGGAAGCGGAACGCAAGCAGCTGCAAAATTAGTTTTGGAAGCTTATGGTATTGGCGATGGCGACTATGAGGCTTTTGAAGAAGGATTCGGTGATGCCAGAGACCGTCTTCAAGACGGAACCATTGACGCCTCCTTCGGCTTGCTTGGCTTGCCTAACGCCGGTATTGAGGAATTGCAAGCCTCTGCTGGGGATGTCAAGCTCTTAGAAATCTCACCGGAAGCCCTGGAATACATTGAGGCAAACAGCGGCTATGAGGCATATACGATCCCGGCTGGAACCTACAACTGGATTAACGAAGACGTGACGGTTGTTTCCGCCTATGCTATCCTGGTGGCCAATACGGACACCGTTAATGACGACCTTGCTTATGAGTTGGCACGGGTCATGATTGAGCATGCTGATGAAAATACTCATCCTCAATCTGACCACACAACACTTGACAATGCCCTGCTTGGTTCCGAGGGCTTGCCAATTCACCCGGGGGCTGAGAGATACTATCGTGAACAGGGCATTTTAGATTAAAGGGCAGATCCGAGACACGCAACCAGAATTAATGGGGCCAGGCACAGTGTGTTTGGCCCCTTAATTGGCTTATCTAAGCAAAGGTGGTGACTTTCATCCATGACCGAACAAAATGCCAGTCAAACACAAGATTTACCACAAGCTGACACCCTTTTGGAAAAATACGACCGGGAAAGTGCCTACCGGAAAAAATTAGGTAAATGGGCTTGGGTTGTCTCCTTTTTAGCCATTTCACTCACATTGTTCCATCTTTATACGGCATCATTTGGCATACTGCGCTCACAGATGCAAGGTGCCATTCATTTGGGAACCGCTTTGGGATTGATCTTTCTCCTCTATCCGGCCAAGAAAGGCTTGCAGCATAAACAAAAAGGGGTTCCATGGTACGATGTGATCTTAGCCTTTACTGCCCTTTTTGTCGGCTATTATTTTGCCTTCTTTCTGAGTGAATTAACGGTGCGCATCCCTAGGGGCAATGCAACAGAACTGGATATCATTGTGGCTACGCTTGG
The Caldalkalibacillus thermarum genome window above contains:
- a CDS encoding TAXI family TRAP transporter solute-binding subunit, with the translated sequence MLNRKFGLLVLLLALALVMTACGTAQDDGQEPEDETNGDTAQEAPQEGIGGFYVMGTGSTGGTYYPLGQEMVNVWNNHIDANFDAVASGASVENLSKIGTGEFDLGMTVHIPALEAYNGEGDFADGAVTNFAFIGHIYPEVLQIVVREASGIESIEDLRGKRVAIGPPGSGTQAAAKLVLEAYGIGDGDYEAFEEGFGDARDRLQDGTIDASFGLLGLPNAGIEELQASAGDVKLLEISPEALEYIEANSGYEAYTIPAGTYNWINEDVTVVSAYAILVANTDTVNDDLAYELARVMIEHADENTHPQSDHTTLDNALLGSEGLPIHPGAERYYREQGILD